A stretch of Triplophysa rosa unplaced genomic scaffold, Trosa_1v2 scaffold373_ERROPOS61749+, whole genome shotgun sequence DNA encodes these proteins:
- the LOC130550624 gene encoding uncharacterized protein LOC130550624, whose product MMLHLGVSKGPGRLPAQDEETIALQSELEAVEKQIQDLLEKQTRLRERKTALETSRADARKSAVSFHRDFNTPSTSTPRVSLHRAQASRTRSAQMNFTPAPAHPRRKARARTGAMTQPPPPVFEIPTRNRFAALCETECNAVVIGDSIVRNVPAILKDDANVGAVVLHAGVNDVRMRQSEILKRDFRSLIETVRNASPTARIIVSGPLPTYRRGNEKFSRLFALNKWLMSWCIEQKLLFVDNFDLFWERPRLFRPDGLHPSSIGAVLLSDNISKTLRTA is encoded by the exons ATGATGCTACAC CTAGGTGTCAGTAAAGGTCCAGGACGACTGCCAGCTCAAG atgaggaaacgatcgcacttcagtcggaactggaggctgtggagaagcagatccaggatctactagagaagcagacacggctgcgagaacgaaaaacggcgctggaaacatccagagctgacgctcgcaaatccgcggtaagttttcatcgcgattttaatactccttccacttctactccgcgtgtttctctgcacagagcccaggcttcgagaacacggtcagcccaaatgaacttcactcctgcaccggcacacccacggcgaaaggcgcgagctaggactggagcgatgacccaaccgccgccaccggtcttcgagatcccgaccaggaaccgctttgccgccctctgcgagacggaatgcaacgctgtggtcatcggagactcaatcgtccggaac gtacctgcgatcctgaaggacgatgctaacgtcggagctgtcgtgctgcacgcgggggtgaatgacgtcaggatgaggcagtcggagatcctgaagagggacttcaggagtctgatcgagacggtacgcaacgcatcgcccacggcgaggatcatcgtatcagggccgcttcctacctaccgacgagggaatgaaaagttcagtagactatttgctctaaataaatggttgatgtcatggtgtattgaacagaagctgctctttgttgataattttgatctgttctgggagcgacctaggctcttccgccctgacggcctgcaccccagcagcatcggagcggttcttctgtctgacaacatctcaaagacgctacgcaccgcttga